Proteins encoded by one window of Nicotiana tabacum cultivar K326 chromosome 10, ASM71507v2, whole genome shotgun sequence:
- the LOC107810100 gene encoding mannan endo-1,4-beta-mannosidase 2-like yields MVKSSMSRMLAGNGLFYPIIGFASFIAFLYLSFGDLWVNYSKEINLSFVERNGTQFYVDGKVFYVNGWNSYWLMDHAADYSTRPRIRTMLQASAKMGLTVCRTWAFNDGGYNALQISPGKFDEKVFRALDHVIAEARRNGIRLILSLVNNLQAYGGKTQYVKWAWEEGVALSSSNDSFFYDPSIRRYFKNYVKTVLTRRNIYTGIEYRDDPTIFAWELINEPRCMTDPSGDTLQDWIEEMSTFVKSIDRKHLLTVGLEGFYGPKSPKKSIANPEVWAADLGSDFICNSILSTVDFASVHVYPDHWFHHKNFEEMLKFAAKWMLSHIEDGDRELKKPVLFTEFGLSNDNEDFEPAQRDRFLKMVLDVIYKSAKRNRSGAGSFFWQFLVERMERFNDEYGIVPWENPSTYRLITDQSCRLAKVQGLLSTQVEHLKNFCAPRN; encoded by the exons ATGGTTAAATCATCTATGAGCAGAATGTTAGCAGGAAATGGCTTATTTTATCCAATTATTGGGTTTGcatcatttattgctttcctatATTTGTCCTTTGGGGACTTGTGGGTTAATTACAGTAAAGAAATAAATCTCAGTTTTGTGGAGAGGAATGGGACTCAGTTCTATGTTGATGGTAAAGTTTTTTACGTAAATGGATGGAATTCTTATTGGTTAATGGATCATGCTGCTGATTATAGTACGAGACCAAGAATTAGAACTATGCTTCAAGCTAGTGCAAAGATGGGTCTTACTGTTTGTAGAACTTGGGCTTTCAATGATGGTGGTTACAATGCTCTCCAGATTTCCCCTGGAAAATTTGATGAAAAAGTGTTCAGG GCATTGGATCATGTTATTGCAGAAGCCAGAAGAAATGGAATAAGGCTGATACTCAGCTTGGTTAACAATCTACAAGCATACGGTGGAAAGACTCAGTATGTAAAGTGGGCATGGGAAGAAGGTGTTGCTTTAAGCTCTTCCAATGATTCGTTCTTTTATGATCCATCGATCCGCCGTTATTTCAAAAATTATGTCAAG ACAGTGCTAACAAGGAGGAACATATACACCGGTATAGAGTACCGGGATGATCCGACCATATTTGCATGGGAGCTAATTAATGAACCTCGCTGCATGACCGATCCTTCTGGTGATACACTCCAG GACTGGATAGAAGAGATGTCAACATTTGTGAAATCAATTGACAGGAAACATCTGCTCACCGTGGGCCTCGAAGGATTCTATGGTCCTAAAAGTCCCAAAAAATCAATTGCCAATCCAGAAGTTTGGGCTGCTGATCTTGGATCCGATTTTATCTGCAACTCTATACTTTCAACCGTTGATTTTGCCTCCGTACACGTGTACCCAGACCATTG GTTTCACCACAAAAATTTTGAAGAGATGTTGAAATTTGCGGCCAAATGGATGCTTTCTCACATAGAAGACGGTGACAGGGAACTGAAAAAGCCAGTCCTGTTTACTGAATTTGGTTTGTCAAATGATAACGAGGATTTTGAACCAGCTCAACGCGATAGATTCCTCAAAATGGTTCTTGATGTTATATACAAGTCTGCAAAGAGAAACAGGTCCGGGGCAGGATCATTCTTCTGGCAATTCCTTGTAGAAAGAATGGAACGGTTCAATGACGAATATGGAATTGTTCCATGGGAGAATCCATCAACATATCGATTAATTACAGATCAATCGTGTAGGCTGGCCAAAGTTCAGGGACTACTGTCAACACAAGTTGAGCATTTAAAGAATTTTTGTGCCCCGAGGAACTAA